One Belonocnema kinseyi isolate 2016_QV_RU_SX_M_011 chromosome 6, B_treatae_v1, whole genome shotgun sequence genomic region harbors:
- the LOC117174767 gene encoding uncharacterized protein LOC117174767 has translation MDGLRKVINEEYVKLKNLYHTSRIYDSDDTDDDNYSATMNLPYSVFAYYCATLAYARLLKLVNETMLSCSSQLSPLTDDEQKFLACLEDNSVQTEMLNSYLGGFGSIRTVSGHILKFKFLNPTYMASSNGVIGWFGRVSKDTHLFYKTYPCLAVFVQAMIQDLKYTAEIADSTWDLPADIRPTEPGAGLPTQNLLGYQRAVKLTRNQVQFLNCAGVTLSSSVCFDNKTLPLLLELIHNVDSCVSIYSDRHCNRKYPIEKLSSSGSLAQCVTTDHHSTSLSCDSHCYYNIDKNIGLLGSIFHYRIHHQWEENPKNTETVKATWSIYDFKNYTEVPKKWTEIINKQRKEEPSLLNSGLFILRHNLNMNYAFFSNFKEYLGKATISVCDSFNTNNKIFPGCDGFRAIVEIEYRRLYLTNDYFRMRVPFSAFAYYCAIFVYLRFDCFMNFRFISKSLRSMLSALKEGYKLSCHNLELLTTYLKGFGDTDIYDHESSIRCSFFNFKFVEGGWFGKVSKDTHFLYKSYPCLAVFTQAMIQDLKFTNGVDVENWDLPLEIRPAEENAGFPTTNMLGYQPAVKLSTDQVTFLNAYNIERNKSLILYELIYSIQRIIMRSHSDGPRDEFDCSTKGSQGQLVIIKPEYRVHHQWELNCEKEGTVKANWSIYDFKNFTEVPNSWAKTANTFRDKEPDFLKLSESDGLFEVDIKNPDNVFTNLHLKGSKWP, from the exons ATGGATGGTTTAAGAAAAGTAATAAATGAAGAATatgtaaaactaaaaaacttATATCATACTTCTCGCATCTACGACTCCGACGACACCGACGACGACAACTATTCTGCAACCATGAATCTTCCCTATTCTGTTTTCGCCTACTATTGTGCTACGTTAGCTTATGCAAGATTATTGAAATTAGTGAATGAAACGATGCTATCATGCTCATCACAATTATCTCCTTTGACAGACGACGAACAAAAGTTTTTGGCCTGCCTCGAAGATAATAGTGTCCAAACAGAGATGTTAAATTCGTATCTCGGTGGCTTTGGCTCTATTAGGACGGTTAGTGGACATATTttgaagttcaaatttttaaatccaacttATATGGCAAGCAGCAACGGTGTCATCGGGTGGTTTGGCAGAGTTTCTAAGGATACCCACCTTTTTTATAAAACCTACCCATGTTTGGCAGTGTTTGTACAGGCTATGATACAAGATCTCAAATACACAGCAGAGATTGCTGATTCAACGTGGGATTTACCTGCAGATATTAGGCCCACTGAGCCTGGAGCTGGTCTACCTACTCAGAATTTGTTAGGTTATCAAAGAGCAGTGAAACTTACAAGAAATCAAGTTCAGTTTCTGAATTGTGCAGGTGTTACATTATCTTCATCAGTATGTTTTGATAATAAAACTCTCCCTCTGCTCTTAGAATTAATTCATAATGTGGATTCTTGCGTCTCTATATATAGTGACAGACATTGTAATAGAAAATACCCAATCGAAAAACTTAGTTCAAGTGGATCCTTAGCACAATGTGTAACCACCGACCATCATTCAACTTCTCTATCATGTGATTCTCATTGCTACtacaatattgataaaaatataggGCTCTTGGGTTCAATTTTCCATTATCGCATCCATCATCAATGGGaagaaaatcctaaaaatacTGAAACAGTAAAAGCAACTTGGAGtatttacgattttaaaaattatacagaagTGCCAAAAAAATGGACCGAAATAATTAACAAGCAAAGAAAGGAAGAACCCAGTTTATTAAACAGCGGATTATTTATATTAAGacataatttaaatatgaactatgcatttttctccaattttaaagAGTATTTAGGCAAAGCAACGATCAGTGTGTGTGACTCATTTAAtacaaataacaaaatatttccagGATGTGATGGCTTTAGAGCAATAGTGGAGATAGAATATAGACGTCTCTATTTAACCAACGATTATTTTAGAATGCGTGTTCCCTTCTCTGCCTTTGCTTATTATTGTGCAATATTTGTCTATCTGAGATTCGACTGCTTCATGAATTTTCGTTTCATTTCTAAATCATTAAGAAGCATGCTATCTGCATTAAAAGAAGGATATAAATTGAGCTGCCATAATCTAGAGTTACTCACTACATATCTCAAAGGTTTTGGCGACACTGACATTTATGACCACGAATCTTCAATAAGGTgctcatttttcaatttcaaatttgtgGAAGGTGGATGGTTTGGAAAAGTATCAAAAGATACTCACTTTCTGTACAAATCATATCCATGTCTAGCAGTCTTCACACAAGCCATGATTCAAGATCTTAAATTTACGAATGGTGTGGATGTCGAGAACTGGGATTTGCCACTGGAAATCAGACCTGCTGAAGAAAATGCCGGATTTCCTACAACAAACATGTTGGGTTATCAGCCAGCTGTAAAACTGAGTACTGatcaagttacatttttaaatgcataTAATATAGAAAGGAATAAAAGCCTGATTTTATACGAATTAATTTACAGTATCCAGCGCATAATAATGAGATCACACTCTGACGGCCCAAGAGACGAATTTGATTGCAGTACCAAAGGATCGCAGGGTCAACTTGTAATAATAAAGCCTGAG TATAGAGTTCATCATCAGTGGGAATTAAACTGCGAAAAAGAAGGCACTGTAAAAGCAAACTGGAGTATCtacgattttaaaaacttcactgAAGTGCCGAATTCATGGGCGAAAACTGCAAATACATTTCGGGATAAAgaaccagattttttaaaactatccgAATCCGATGGATTATTCGAAGTCGATATAAAGAATCCGGACAATGTATTTACCAATTTACATTTGAAAGGCTCAAAGTGGCCTTGA